A portion of the Nitrospira sp. genome contains these proteins:
- a CDS encoding sigma-54 dependent transcriptional regulator yields the protein MSASILLVDDEEAILSSLSSILLDEGYEVAAVKSGGEALKIFTTDPPDLMLLDIWMPEMDGLETLKRVRELMPTAQVMMMSGHGSIETAVKAIKLGAYDYIEKPLSLENVTLRVKHALDQHRLEQENRSLRTKVQRRFELVGHSPAMKQLRQLIETAGPTNSRVLIGGENGTGKELVARGIHQHSARADRPFVAVNCAAIPETLIESELFGHEKGSFSGATSMKRGQFEQADGGTLFLDEIGDMSLSTQAKVLRALQEQQFNRVGGTKLMKVDVRVLAASNKDLLKEIEKGAFREDLFYRLNVVPIVVPPLRERREDIPLLIRHFLKLHGEEQGLRMKDITPDAMAVFEQYEWPGNIRELGNLVERLMIIVPGATIDAAQATMALQVRPSGPAAQAASTAAALPAVSALLGQSFDSLRDARNAFEKEYIGRKLREHHWNISRTAEDLRIERSHLHRKIKLLDVEMRPEG from the coding sequence ATGTCGGCTTCGATTTTACTGGTGGACGACGAGGAGGCGATTCTGTCTTCCCTCAGCAGCATTCTGCTGGACGAAGGGTACGAGGTGGCGGCGGTGAAGAGCGGCGGCGAGGCGTTGAAGATTTTCACGACGGACCCGCCCGATCTCATGCTGCTCGATATCTGGATGCCCGAAATGGACGGGCTGGAAACCTTGAAGCGCGTGCGCGAGTTGATGCCCACGGCCCAGGTGATGATGATGTCGGGCCACGGGTCGATCGAGACGGCCGTCAAAGCCATCAAGCTCGGGGCCTACGACTACATCGAGAAGCCGCTGTCGCTCGAGAACGTCACGCTTCGCGTCAAACACGCGCTCGATCAGCACCGACTGGAGCAGGAGAATCGATCCCTGCGCACGAAAGTGCAGCGGCGGTTCGAGCTCGTCGGACACTCGCCGGCGATGAAGCAACTTCGTCAATTGATCGAGACCGCCGGACCGACCAACAGCCGGGTCTTGATCGGCGGAGAGAACGGAACGGGCAAAGAACTGGTGGCGCGGGGAATCCACCAGCACAGCGCGCGAGCCGATCGCCCCTTCGTCGCCGTCAATTGCGCCGCCATTCCTGAAACGTTGATCGAGAGCGAGCTGTTCGGCCACGAAAAGGGCTCCTTCAGCGGCGCCACTTCGATGAAGCGGGGTCAGTTCGAGCAGGCGGACGGGGGAACGCTGTTTTTGGACGAGATCGGCGACATGAGTCTGAGCACGCAGGCCAAGGTGTTGCGCGCCTTGCAGGAGCAGCAGTTCAACCGGGTCGGCGGCACGAAGTTGATGAAGGTCGACGTTCGCGTCCTCGCCGCGTCGAACAAGGATCTCTTGAAAGAGATCGAGAAGGGCGCCTTTCGGGAAGACCTCTTCTATCGGTTGAACGTGGTGCCGATCGTGGTGCCGCCCCTTCGCGAGCGTCGAGAAGATATTCCGCTGCTGATCCGGCATTTTCTCAAGCTGCACGGGGAGGAGCAGGGCCTGCGGATGAAAGACATCACCCCGGACGCGATGGCGGTCTTTGAGCAGTACGAATGGCCGGGAAACATTCGGGAGCTGGGCAATCTGGTCGAGCGGCTGATGATCATCGTGCCGGGAGCGACGATCGATGCGGCGCAGGCCACGATGGCCTTGCAGGTGCGTCCCTCCGGCCCCGCTGCCCAAGCAGCTTCGACCGCGGCGGCCTTGCCCGCGGTGAGTGCGTTGCTGGGACAATCCTTCGATTCGCTCCGGGATGCCCGCAACGCGTTTGAGAAGGAGTACATTGGGCGCAAGCTGCGGGAGCATCACTGGAACATCTCGCGCACGGCCGAGGATCTAAGAATCGAGCGGAGTCATCTGCACCGCAAGATCAAGCTGCTCGATGTGGAGATGCGGCCGGAAGGATAG
- a CDS encoding ATP-binding protein, with protein sequence MNNLQKQTGSPMWPASEHPEAAELRIQEDVPLRPMGVAHAVLEPERRKRSFFRPVPVVFLLLLCCLSLTFYYTQVVVPGGEDSDSFIPTTSYALVLLLINLDLIGVVVLLLLLSRNLIKAYFERRHRLIGSGFRTKLVAAFIGFSLIPTVLLALVASGLVNKAVDVWFSDQIDRVMRDSYEVARMQHAGHITLAVNSARAISHEIFREDLLLPAQRDILISAMARKRVEFGVAGIEVYSAKMETLTKSLDPEVPAGVLDLPVGQLVLQAINGKQETNTVQEAQTGRLVRAAAPIAASGRGGEVGGVVLVDAYVPESLLAKMDGIGRQYEEYKQIKAMKNPIKAGAYLFVAVITVLILFGATWFGFYVARSITVPIQRLAEATEAIAQGDLSVRIDAKATDEIGTLIESFNRMTTDLQSGKSAIEAANVSLRQNNLELDRRRAYIETVVATIAAGLLSIGKNGIIMNFNPSGERILGISADRFHGRSANEVFKEFGLALFQTLYDRMLVDQRDDLTMDGTAEVEGKFLTIALHGSRMKDEMNQDLGIVLVFEDLTELLKAQKVAAWQEVARRVAHEIKNPLTPIQLSAQRMRKKFFEKASDFERVFDESTNVIVNEVTSLKHMVDEFSKFARLPAPQLVQQSLYDVINEVVALYRGAHKDVELIVSLDEDLPPLKFDWEQIKRVLVNLLDNSIQAMSQKGRVWLTTQYDTKRRRAVVSIADEGTGIALEDQEKLFVPYFTRKKTGTGLGLAIVRRIITDHEGHIQAGNNHPKGAIFTFELPV encoded by the coding sequence ATGAATAACCTTCAAAAGCAAACCGGATCTCCGATGTGGCCTGCTTCCGAGCACCCTGAGGCGGCGGAACTGAGGATCCAGGAGGATGTTCCCCTTCGGCCGATGGGCGTGGCGCACGCTGTGCTGGAGCCGGAACGCCGCAAGCGCAGTTTTTTTCGGCCGGTTCCCGTCGTCTTCCTGCTCTTATTGTGCTGCCTCTCGCTGACCTTCTACTACACCCAAGTCGTCGTCCCGGGAGGAGAGGACAGTGATTCGTTCATTCCGACGACCAGTTACGCGCTCGTGCTCCTCCTGATCAACCTCGACCTGATCGGGGTGGTCGTTCTGCTCCTGCTCCTGTCCCGCAACCTGATCAAGGCCTACTTCGAGCGACGGCATCGGCTCATCGGCTCCGGGTTCCGGACCAAGCTCGTGGCGGCCTTCATCGGCTTCTCGTTGATTCCTACGGTGTTGCTCGCCCTCGTCGCGAGCGGGTTGGTCAATAAGGCGGTGGACGTGTGGTTCAGCGACCAGATCGATCGGGTCATGCGCGACTCGTATGAAGTGGCCCGCATGCAGCACGCCGGTCACATTACGCTGGCGGTCAACAGCGCACGAGCGATCAGTCATGAAATCTTCCGCGAAGACCTCCTGTTGCCGGCGCAGCGAGACATTCTGATCTCGGCCATGGCGCGCAAGCGGGTGGAATTCGGCGTGGCGGGCATCGAAGTCTATTCGGCCAAGATGGAGACCCTCACGAAGTCGCTGGATCCGGAGGTGCCGGCCGGGGTCCTGGATCTGCCGGTGGGTCAGTTGGTGCTCCAGGCGATCAACGGTAAGCAAGAGACCAATACGGTCCAGGAAGCGCAGACGGGACGGCTGGTCAGAGCCGCAGCTCCCATTGCCGCCAGCGGTCGCGGCGGCGAGGTCGGCGGCGTCGTCCTCGTCGATGCCTACGTCCCCGAATCGCTGCTGGCAAAAATGGACGGGATCGGGCGGCAGTACGAGGAATACAAACAGATCAAGGCGATGAAGAATCCGATCAAGGCCGGCGCATATTTGTTCGTGGCGGTGATCACGGTCCTAATTCTCTTCGGCGCGACCTGGTTCGGCTTTTACGTGGCGCGGAGCATCACCGTGCCGATCCAGCGGTTGGCCGAGGCCACGGAAGCCATCGCTCAAGGTGATCTGTCGGTGCGGATCGACGCCAAGGCCACGGACGAAATCGGCACGCTCATCGAGTCCTTCAACCGTATGACCACGGACCTCCAGAGCGGCAAATCCGCGATCGAAGCCGCCAACGTCTCGCTGCGCCAGAACAACCTGGAACTGGACCGGCGTCGCGCCTACATCGAAACGGTCGTGGCGACCATCGCGGCGGGCCTTCTGTCGATCGGGAAGAACGGGATCATCATGAATTTCAATCCGTCGGGCGAGAGGATCCTGGGGATCTCGGCCGACCGGTTCCACGGCCGGTCCGCGAACGAGGTGTTCAAGGAGTTCGGACTTGCCCTGTTTCAGACCCTCTATGACCGCATGCTGGTGGATCAACGGGACGACCTGACGATGGACGGGACAGCGGAGGTTGAGGGCAAGTTCCTGACGATCGCGCTGCACGGCTCCAGGATGAAGGACGAAATGAATCAGGACTTGGGCATCGTCTTGGTGTTCGAGGATCTGACGGAGTTGCTGAAGGCCCAAAAGGTGGCGGCTTGGCAGGAGGTCGCCCGCCGAGTTGCCCATGAAATCAAGAATCCGCTGACCCCGATCCAGTTGTCCGCACAGCGTATGCGGAAGAAGTTTTTTGAAAAGGCCTCGGATTTCGAACGTGTGTTCGACGAATCGACGAACGTGATCGTCAATGAGGTCACCAGCCTGAAGCACATGGTCGACGAGTTCTCCAAGTTCGCCAGACTTCCCGCGCCGCAGCTGGTGCAGCAGTCGCTGTACGACGTGATCAACGAGGTGGTCGCCCTGTATCGAGGCGCCCACAAGGACGTTGAATTGATCGTCTCGCTGGACGAAGATCTGCCTCCGTTGAAGTTCGACTGGGAACAGATCAAACGAGTGCTGGTGAATCTGCTCGACAATTCCATTCAGGCGATGAGTCAGAAGGGTCGGGTATGGCTCACCACCCAGTACGATACGAAACGGCGCCGCGCCGTGGTGAGCATCGCCGACGAGGGGACCGGCATCGCCTTGGAAGACCAGGAAAAGCTGTTCGTGCCGTATTTCACGAGAAAGAAAACCGGAACCGGGCTGGGATTGGCCATCGTCCGTCGCATCATCACGGACCACGAAGGGCATATCCAGGCCGGCAACAATCATCCCAAGGGCGCGATCTTTACGTTTGAATTGCCGGTGTGA
- a CDS encoding DUF1844 domain-containing protein: protein MATEKEEGFVVRDRRGSGSTEKTPATPPQTESPGDVSPEPGQAPNLPVTFASFVISLGSSSLMLMGEKFDPQQPAMPVNLPQAKEIIDLLSILEEKTAGNLTTEEQAVLRDMLYALRMKYVSLSAGK, encoded by the coding sequence ATGGCCACCGAGAAGGAAGAGGGATTCGTCGTTCGGGATCGCCGCGGGAGCGGATCGACAGAGAAGACTCCCGCCACGCCTCCCCAGACGGAATCGCCCGGCGATGTTTCACCGGAACCGGGGCAGGCTCCCAACCTCCCGGTGACGTTCGCGTCCTTCGTCATTTCTCTCGGAAGCTCTTCGTTGATGCTCATGGGGGAGAAGTTCGATCCTCAACAGCCGGCCATGCCCGTCAACCTGCCTCAGGCCAAGGAAATCATCGATCTCCTGTCGATTCTGGAAGAGAAGACCGCCGGGAACCTCACGACCGAAGAGCAAGCGGTCTTGCGCGACATGCTCTACGCGCTGCGTATGAAATACGTCAGCCTGAGTGCCGGGAAGTAA
- the mazG gene encoding nucleoside triphosphate pyrophosphohydrolase: MSERFDKLAELMAALRAPEGCPWDRKQTHESLKPYLLEETYEVLDAIDHHDRAKLPEELGDVLLQILFHGQIASENGTFTLDDVMDRLADKLVRRHPHVFAAGTNDTTPLNADQVVTRWEDIKKAERQAAGRPDSVLDGVPVALPALLRAYQIQARASRVGFDWSHDQSGFDQVLTKIEEEIRELREVLRLPATDGAISSRQREIVAEFGDVLFSLVNLARFVKVNPEDALRLSVNRFVERFRFIEREAARSGRTVGELSFDEMNRLWEAAKQSGSNHAQDGPA; encoded by the coding sequence ATGTCCGAACGGTTCGATAAATTGGCAGAGCTGATGGCGGCCCTGCGGGCGCCGGAGGGTTGTCCGTGGGATCGCAAACAGACCCACGAATCCCTCAAGCCTTACCTGCTTGAAGAAACCTACGAAGTGCTGGACGCGATCGATCATCACGACCGCGCGAAGCTGCCGGAGGAATTGGGCGACGTGCTGCTCCAGATCCTCTTTCATGGCCAGATCGCGTCGGAGAACGGCACCTTCACCCTGGACGACGTCATGGACCGGCTGGCGGACAAATTGGTTCGACGGCATCCGCACGTGTTCGCCGCAGGAACGAACGATACGACGCCCCTCAATGCCGACCAGGTCGTGACCCGCTGGGAAGACATCAAGAAGGCGGAACGGCAGGCGGCGGGACGTCCCGACTCCGTGTTGGACGGCGTGCCCGTCGCGCTGCCGGCGCTGCTGCGGGCCTATCAGATCCAGGCTCGAGCCTCCAGGGTGGGTTTCGACTGGAGCCATGACCAGAGCGGCTTCGATCAGGTCCTTACCAAGATCGAGGAAGAAATCCGGGAGCTGCGCGAGGTCCTGCGTCTGCCGGCTACGGACGGAGCGATCTCTTCGCGACAACGGGAGATCGTCGCGGAATTCGGCGACGTCCTGTTCTCACTGGTGAATCTCGCCCGATTCGTGAAGGTCAATCCCGAAGACGCGCTTCGTCTCTCCGTCAACCGCTTCGTCGAACGCTTCCGGTTCATCGAGCGCGAGGCGGCTCGATCCGGACGAACCGTGGGGGAGTTGTCATTCGACGAAATGAACCGCTTGTGGGAGGCCGCCAAACAAAGCGGCTCGAATCACGCCCAGGACGGTCCTGCATGA
- the hemG gene encoding protoporphyrinogen oxidase — protein MTAPKTVAIVGGGIAGLASAFALLERSAQAGVPIACTVLERSPSWGGKIVTHRVGDLVTEAGPDSFLSQKPAGLQLIDKLGLIDQLIGTNKTATKACVYSRGRLRELPEGLVVIAPGQIGPFLRSGLLSPAGLLRMGADIVLPAKRSPEDESLASFFRRRFGRQAFERMMEPLMAGIYAGDAQQLSIRATFPRFSELERTHGSVIRGMLATRADASGAQAAGPKRTMFVSLRNGLEDLVTALRRSLTDRGVMLRSGTSVESLRVRSHELGRWTYDVMLSGGGALSVDGVILATPAFISAELLRPLTPIAGGLLERIPYASTATVAMAYPATAVGRCVQGFGFVVPRVEQRDLIAATWTSLKWPHRAPADQVLIRCYLGGAGREAVLELDDQALVARVRAELRHISGLIAEPTYVEVNRWIKAMPQYVLGHLERLEQIEAALSRFGGLVLTGSAYRGVGIPDCIRDGSVAADRVVRYLSGERVRGGET, from the coding sequence GTGACCGCGCCCAAGACCGTCGCCATCGTCGGGGGAGGTATCGCGGGGCTGGCCTCGGCGTTTGCCCTCCTTGAGCGCTCGGCGCAGGCGGGCGTGCCGATCGCCTGCACGGTCCTTGAGCGCAGTCCGTCTTGGGGCGGGAAGATCGTGACTCACCGGGTCGGTGACCTGGTCACAGAAGCCGGCCCCGACTCGTTTCTGTCTCAAAAGCCCGCCGGTCTGCAGCTCATCGACAAGCTCGGTCTCATCGATCAGTTGATCGGCACCAATAAGACGGCGACGAAAGCCTGCGTGTATTCGCGCGGCCGCCTTCGCGAATTGCCGGAAGGGCTGGTGGTCATCGCTCCCGGCCAAATCGGCCCGTTTCTCCGAAGCGGTCTATTGAGCCCCGCCGGACTGCTTCGCATGGGGGCGGACATCGTCCTACCGGCCAAACGGTCGCCGGAGGACGAATCCCTCGCCTCCTTCTTCCGTCGTCGATTCGGCCGTCAGGCGTTCGAACGAATGATGGAGCCGCTGATGGCCGGCATCTATGCCGGAGACGCTCAACAGTTGAGCATCAGGGCCACGTTCCCGCGGTTTTCCGAACTCGAGCGGACACACGGCAGCGTCATCCGCGGAATGCTCGCGACGAGGGCCGATGCCTCCGGCGCGCAGGCGGCCGGACCGAAGCGGACGATGTTCGTGAGTCTCAGGAACGGATTGGAAGATCTGGTCACCGCGCTTCGCCGGTCGTTGACGGATCGGGGCGTGATGTTGCGAAGCGGCACCTCCGTGGAATCGCTCCGGGTGCGATCCCATGAGCTGGGCCGGTGGACCTACGATGTGATGCTGAGCGGAGGCGGAGCGCTGTCGGTCGACGGGGTGATCTTGGCGACCCCCGCGTTCATTTCAGCGGAGTTGCTCCGGCCGTTGACACCGATTGCGGGCGGCCTGCTGGAGAGGATTCCCTACGCCTCGACGGCGACCGTCGCAATGGCGTATCCTGCGACCGCGGTGGGGCGGTGCGTGCAGGGCTTCGGTTTCGTCGTTCCCCGCGTCGAGCAGCGTGATCTGATCGCGGCGACGTGGACGTCGCTGAAATGGCCCCACCGCGCCCCGGCCGACCAGGTGCTGATTCGTTGCTATCTCGGAGGCGCGGGGCGGGAAGCGGTGTTGGAGCTGGACGATCAAGCGCTGGTCGCTCGGGTTCGCGCCGAGTTGCGGCATATCAGCGGACTCATCGCCGAGCCGACCTATGTCGAGGTCAATCGCTGGATCAAGGCGATGCCGCAGTATGTGCTCGGACATCTGGAGCGGCTCGAGCAGATTGAGGCGGCGCTCAGCCGGTTCGGTGGGCTGGTGCTGACCGGCTCGGCGTATCGGGGGGTTGGCATTCCCGATTGCATCCGCGACGGATCGGTCGCGGCCGACCGCGTCGTCCGATATCTGTCGGGAGAACGAGTAAGAGGTGGGGAGACGTGA